One window from the genome of Fulvivirga lutea encodes:
- a CDS encoding heme-binding domain-containing protein, translated as MKTSKKILAAVAIILIVIQFFGIDKSVEASDPQMDILVYENAPTEVKDIMQRACYDCHSYETKYPWYTNVAPLSWWIGHHIEEGREHMNFAKWGEYSAERKEHKMDELIEEVEEGEMPLTSYTIAHGEARLTVEEKEALMNWAKKVMEKY; from the coding sequence ATGAAAACATCAAAAAAAATCTTAGCGGCTGTTGCCATCATTTTAATTGTTATTCAATTTTTTGGAATCGATAAATCCGTTGAAGCAAGTGACCCTCAAATGGACATACTCGTTTATGAGAATGCACCTACAGAAGTGAAAGACATTATGCAACGAGCGTGCTATGATTGCCATTCGTATGAAACAAAATATCCATGGTACACCAATGTAGCTCCACTATCCTGGTGGATTGGCCATCACATTGAAGAAGGAAGGGAACATATGAATTTTGCCAAATGGGGAGAATATAGTGCGGAGAGAAAAGAGCATAAAATGGATGAGCTGATTGAAGAAGTGGAAGAAGGTGAAATGCCTTTAACCAGTTATACAATAGCACACGGAGAAGCCAGATTAACGGTAGAGGAAAAAGAAGCTCTCATGAATTGGGCTAAAAAAGTAATGGAGAAATATTGA
- a CDS encoding tetratricopeptide repeat protein, whose translation MRKLVLCSIILVGLLSNSRAQNYELDSLKQQLSLTNTDSIEVQLLNEIAFKNINVNPIVAKDDVIVAYDKATKIQYSQGIARSLAVMGGVYWGFGNYEQALAHYLDALKEYQKLDDLKGRSDCLNNIGEVYKKLGQYNNSLDYLKHALTLKEKLHGDNVPALSYNNLGEVYTLMGDFEKAKEAYEIAIDAAKEQKDTRVLAYATDGFGALYLAQKNYEQAVPYFNKAIELRTEINDYRGLAYTYTNLGKCFYNQSQLDSALHFYEKGLTSSKKASAADVKANLFYLISKVDSVKGDYEGAYFNYYRHDQVKDSIYTIEKSAQIARMQAEYENEILRKDNETKEAQVSERNTLIIAVIMLLILTLALANAFYNQRTVQKKANKSLSQKNEQIEKQNQEIQTQAIKLRDLNDNLENLNQNLEEKIRSRTKELEKTNKELAEYAFIHAHELRAPVANILGLVQLLRHAEMDAKDHDMVEHLYAATEQLDKVIQGIVNKEQQKDI comes from the coding sequence ATGAGGAAATTGGTATTATGTTCAATCATACTTGTTGGACTACTTTCTAATTCAAGAGCTCAGAATTATGAGTTAGATAGTTTGAAACAGCAACTGTCACTTACGAATACAGATAGCATTGAAGTTCAATTATTGAATGAAATCGCCTTCAAAAACATTAATGTTAATCCAATAGTTGCTAAGGACGATGTAATTGTTGCCTATGATAAAGCAACTAAGATTCAATATAGTCAGGGTATAGCCAGGTCTTTGGCAGTAATGGGAGGTGTGTATTGGGGGTTTGGTAACTATGAGCAAGCACTGGCTCATTACCTTGATGCGCTTAAAGAATACCAAAAGTTAGATGACCTTAAAGGAAGGTCAGATTGCCTCAATAACATAGGTGAAGTATATAAAAAGTTAGGCCAATACAACAACTCACTTGACTACTTAAAGCATGCACTTACATTAAAAGAAAAATTGCATGGTGATAATGTACCTGCACTTTCATATAATAATTTAGGTGAGGTTTATACACTAATGGGTGATTTTGAGAAGGCAAAAGAGGCGTACGAAATAGCAATAGACGCTGCCAAAGAACAGAAGGATACACGTGTGCTAGCTTATGCTACTGATGGTTTTGGAGCACTCTATTTAGCTCAAAAGAATTATGAACAGGCTGTTCCGTATTTTAACAAAGCCATTGAGCTTAGAACTGAAATAAACGATTACAGAGGTTTGGCATATACTTATACTAATCTTGGTAAGTGCTTTTATAATCAATCTCAGTTAGATTCCGCATTACACTTTTATGAAAAAGGATTAACATCTTCCAAAAAGGCAAGTGCTGCTGATGTAAAGGCTAATTTATTTTATCTAATCTCTAAAGTTGATTCAGTGAAAGGTGATTATGAAGGGGCTTATTTTAATTACTATCGACATGATCAAGTGAAAGACAGTATCTATACGATTGAAAAATCAGCACAGATTGCAAGAATGCAAGCGGAGTATGAGAATGAAATACTCCGAAAAGATAATGAAACCAAAGAAGCACAAGTTAGTGAGCGTAATACACTCATAATTGCAGTTATCATGTTGTTAATACTCACTTTGGCGCTGGCTAACGCATTTTACAATCAACGAACTGTACAGAAGAAAGCTAACAAATCTTTAAGTCAGAAAAACGAGCAAATAGAAAAACAAAATCAGGAAATTCAGACTCAGGCTATTAAGTTGCGAGACTTAAACGATAACCTCGAAAACCTTAATCAAAACCTGGAAGAGAAAATTAGAAGTAGAACCAAGGAACTAGAAAAAACCAATAAGGAGTTGGCAGAATATGCATTTATTCATGCTCATGAACTAAGGGCGCCAGTCGCCAATATTTTAGGACTGGTTCAGTTGCTCAGGCATGCGGAAATGGATGCTAAAGACCATGATATGGTGGAGCACTTATACGCAGCTACGGAACAGCTCGATAAAGTGATTCAGGGAATAGTAAATAAAGAACAGCAGAAAGACATTTAA